The genomic DNA AAGCGGCAGATAGATCGTCCGGTCGTCCGTCAGCGCATATTCCATATACTCTGTATATTGAAGGGAGAGCTTTTTCAAATATCGACTGGCGAACGTGTTGACGCTGTTCTGGTCGACACGGGCTGTATAAACGCTGGTCGTCCCCTTTTTCGTTTCCTTTGGCAGGAAGAAAACGGCACTGGAATCAAGCCCCTTATCATTCAAATCGATGATGATACGTTCGAAATCGGCTCTCGGAACCGACGAGCTGTCCAGATTCAGGATCTGGCTGTAGACCGATAGAGGGACATTGTCAGGGAAGATGATTTCGATGCGATTTTCTCCCTTGGACACTTCCTTTAGATCTTGTTCGCTCAATTGCACCTGGGAAAAATCATAGACGTTCCACGTCCCGATGTCCTCCATGACCTTATCGATCTCTTTTTGATTCGACGTACCGAGGGTCTTATCGGCCTGGTGGTACAGAAGTTTGAACGGCTTGATCAACGAAGGCGCAAGCTCATCTTCCGGGCGCTTTTCCCCGACGGTCACTTTCACGGGGTTATCCTGATCCTCGATTGTTTCATAACGTGGTTGATACGTCCATAGACTGTAGGTCAGGAAGATGCTGATCGCCACCAGGACGGTCAGCAGTATGGATTTGAATTTTTCGTAGTTCATGACCAATCATCCTCTTGAAGAGCGTCATAAGGCAGGGTAAAGGTGATGGTCGTCCCTTTTCCTTCTACACTGTCCGCCCAGATATCGCCGCCATGCGCAGTGATCATTTCCTTCGCGATGGCAAGACCAAGGCCGGTTCCACCCATTTGACGGGTCCGCGCTTTATCGACGCGGTAGAACCGCTCGAAGATTTTACCGAGATTGTCTTTCGGAATCCCGAGCCCCTGGTCGGAAATGCTGATTTCAATGAACCCATTCTTCTCCTCGACGATGAACGTGATCGTTCCGCCTTCCGGAGAATACTTGAGCGCATTGGAAATGATATTATCCAAAACCTGCGTGATTTTATCCTGATCGATCTCGACGAACATCGCCTGATCGGGAAGGATCCGCACGAAGCGGACATCCTGATTCTTCGACATCTCGAAGCGATCGATGATCTTATGGAAGAACCCGATGAAGTCCATCCAGTCCCTGTTGAACCGGTAGTCCTTGCTGTCCATCTTCGACAGCTGCAGCAGGTCATTGACGAGACGGATCATCCGCTCGGTTTCATTCTGGGTGACATCAAGGAAACGCGGTGCGATATTCTCGTCCTGCCAGGCTCCTTCTGCAAGGGCCTCCAGGTAGCTTCGCATCGTCGTGAGCGGCGTCCGGAGCTCATGGGACACGTTCGCCACGAATTCACGGCGTTCCAGGTCGATCTTCTCCTGCTCCGTAATATCATGAAGCACGGTGATCAAGCCGTTCACGAAGCCCGTCTCCTTCTGGATGATGGAGAAATTCGCGCGCAGGATATACGGCTTTTCATTCGTACTGTAGTCCAGGATGATGGAGTCCTGGGTATTGGAAAGATCCTCGAAGCTATACTCTTCTTCGATCCCAAGAAGGGAAACGATTGGTTGAGACACCACCGTTTCACGTGAAACATTCAGCATGTTTGCTGCGGGATCGTTGATGAGGATGACCCGGCCTTTCCGGTCGGTGGCGATGACCCCGTCCGTCATATAGGAAAGGACGGAGGACAGCTTCCTTCGCTCCCCTTCTGTCGACGCCTGGGAGTCCTGAAGCCGTTTCGTCAGGTTATTGAAGGTGATGGCGAGCTGACCGATTTCATCATACCCGTACACCTTGACCTTCCGGGAGAAATTCCCCTTCGACATGGCCAGGGCCTGCTTCCGCATATCGGAAATCGGCCGCGTGATCGTCTGGGCCAGAAGCACCCCAAGGATCGCCGTGATGACAAGGGCGATGATCGTCCCCCTCGTGAAAATCGCATTGATCTCATTCATCTGATCATAGACCGTCTCGATCTGTCCGACGACGAACATTGCCCCGATCACTTCGTTATTGCTCTCGATCGGTTCCGTGAACACCCAAATCCGATCACCTGATTTTTTATCAAAATAAATGTCATTATGGTTGATACCGAGGGCAAGGGCCCGCTTGACTTCCTTTTCCCCGGCTGCCTGGCCGATGAGGTTCTGCTCATTCTGTCCAGACGTCCCGATGACCCGGCTCTTCGCGTTGATCACCCGGATCTCCGAGATATCGTTCGTCCTGCTGTCCCTCAGAATCCGGTTCAGATCGTCCTCAAGCTTCGGATCGGTATCGGTCCGGGTTTTGAGCATTTCTTCTTTCACCGTATACTGAAGGATCTCCACCCTGTTCTGGATGGAGGTCTTGAAGTTATTCACAAACCGTTCCTCAAGGGAGCGGACAAAGTACACCCCGATGATCTGCATGGCGAGCAGGATCAGGAGTACATAGATCATCACGAACTTAAGATGGATGGAACGGGTCAATCCGACTTTCTTCATCCGATTACTCCTGTTCTGGGTTTCTCAAGTAGTACCCGACACCCCGTCGCGTCACGATCCACGTCGGATGGCTCGGATTATCCTCGATCTTCTCGCGGAGCCTACGCACCGTCACATCGACCGTACGGACATCCCCGTAGTAGTCATAGCCCCACACCGTCTGCAAGAGATGCTCACGGGTCATGACTTGTCCGATATGCTTTGCAAGATAATGAAGCAGCTCGAACTCACGATGGGTCAGCTCAATGGTGTCTCCACGCTTCGACACGACATACGCATCGGGATGGATCGTGAGTGAACCGATCGTGATTTCATTATTCTCATCCTCTTCCACCTGGGCCGCACCCTGCTGGTGACGGCGAAGATTCGCCTTCACACGGGCGATCAGCTCGCGTGTACTGAACGGTTTGGTTACATAATCATCCGCACCAAGCTCAAGGCCGAGGACTTTGTCGATCTCTGAGTCCTTCGCCGTCAACATGATGATCGGCATCTCATATTTTTTCCGGATTTCACGGCACACTTCCATGCCGTCACGGTTTGGAAGCATAATATCAAGAAGCACAAGGTCCGGCTTGATTTCCTCTGCCATGCGCACGGCTTCATCCCCGTCATACGCACAGTGAACCTCATATCCTTCTTTTTTTAAATTGAACTGCAGTATATCAGCAATGGGTTTTTCATCGTCAACGACTAGAATTTTCTTATCCATATGAATTGATCTCCTTATTTAAACGAATTTGATTCAGGATACTCTCTTTAAATTTATCACTTTCTTCATATTAAATCACCTTTTACTCAGAAAACTCCTTCTTCCCAATATAACAAAGGGGACTGACATTGCAAAATGGATGTCAGTCCCCTCGTGATGAAATCTATTGATGAAGTACGTCCAATGGATTCAGCATCTTTCCGTCCTTATACACTTCGATGTGCAGGTGGATTCCGGTCGATTGCCCCGTATCCCCCATCACGCCGATCTTCTGGCCCTGCTCGACCTTCTGACCGGCCTTTACAGAGATGGAAGCCAAATGTCCGTAAATCGTCTTATAGCCATTCTGATGATCAATGACGATCTTGTTGCCGTAGCCGCCGTCATTCCATCCTGCCGACTCGACAACACCGTTATCCACGGTCTTGATCGTATGATCGGTCGGACGCGCGATATCGATTCCCTTATGGAATTTACCCCAGCGCTCACCCTGCTTGGAGGAGATGTATCCCCCGTTCGTCGGCCAGACGAAGTTTCCGTTCCCGCGGCCAGGGATCTCCTTTGTTCCTTTAAGGACGATATAGTCCACAGGCTTCTTCAGCGTTTCCTCATCCTTCACGTCCTTTGATTCAACCGCACCGTTCTCTTCGGTCACCTCATAGGTCACGGATTTCTCGCCTTCTTTACCGGCCTGCTCGACCTTTGTATCGCCCTTCGTCATGGACGCATCGTCTTTCACTTTCTTCTCATAGTCGATTGCTTCAAGCTTGTTGACTTCCTTCTTCACCACCATATGAAGAAATGGTTCAGATTCCTTGATCACAAGCTTCTCACCGACCTTCAGCGCCTCGTCAGCCTTCACGCCCTTGTTCAAGTCGAGGATGTCATCCATGGAGAGGTCATGCTCCTTGGCAATTTCCCCAAGGCTGTCGCCGCGCTCCACTTTGTAATCCTTCTCTTCGACTTTACCAGACTCAAGATCCTTCGCAGCCTCTTTCACCGAAACCACTTCATCCGGATCGACCTTCGCTTCCTTCGTCTCCACCTGCTCCTTGAACGAAAGATCCAAGATCCTGGACTCATTCTCCCCGAGCTCCGGCAGTGACTCGTCGTCCTTACGATTCTCGTAATCTTCCAGTTCTTTTTTCGACACGTGATTGAGTTTGAACGCCTTGAGCACGTCCTCGGCGTCCTTCTCATCCTTCACGTAGGCCACCGGCTCACCGTCCACCTCCACGGCATAGGCATTCGCCTCGACAGAAACCGAATTCTGGACGGTATTCAACACGTCCTGATCCTGTGATTCAATCGTAAATACATCTTCAGGTATGTATGTTACTTCTTTATTAAAATCAAGATCGATATCCTTATGTTCATCCATGGCTTTGGAAAGCTTCTTCTCAAGCACAGCATCCACTTCCGCTTTATCCGTCACGGCCCCGACATACTCAGAATCCATATATACATGATACACCGTCTTAAAGTCCTCAGCAGCAGAAGCACTCGACGCCGTAGTAAATGCTCCCAGCACAAGGGCAATCGCACCTGCTCTTTTCAGCGAGGGAAACGGTGATGATGGTAACCCCAATTTCATTGATTTTCCTCCTATTACAAGACATGCATGTCTATCGTAGTAGTCTTTCAATCACTCATACCAACCCAATTTACCATATTTCAACGAATTCCGGGCTGATGTATCATGATTGTAAAAAAACTGTATCAACGACTAGGACAATCGATTGATAGAAGAGCTGTGAAGCTTGTCATAGAGGGAACTGGGAATGTAAGGACATTGCAATAAACATGGGGAAACATGGGTAAAACGAGCGGGGAATATTACAGAGGGATGACAAAAAACATAATAAAAAAGTACTACGAGAGGCAACGTCGTCGCAGTACTTTTTATAAATGGCTCAGGACAGAATCGAACTGCCGACACATGGATTTTCAGTCCATTGCTCTACCAACTGAGCTACTGAGCCACAATATGAAAATGGCGGTCCGGACGGGACTCGAACCCGCGACCTCCTGCGTGACAGGCAGGCATTCTAACCAACTGAACTACCGGACCAACTTTTTTTCGCAATAGCGAAAATAAATCTACAACACATTCGTGACCCAACTCGACATAGGTGTTAAACATCCTACATCAAACGCCGAAACCTTTTAAATCCGGAAAATTTCGACAAATCACGAATAAAAATTTGCGACCCACATGGTGGATCGTCTATTTTTAAATCCCAATGAAGGAATGAAAAAATGACCCGTACGGGATTCGAACCCGTGTTACCGCCGTGAAAGGGCGGTGTCTTAACCGCTTGACCAACGGGCCACAAAAATAATGGTGAGCCATGAAGGATTCGAACCTTCGACCCTCTGATTAAAAGTCAGATGCTCTACCAACTGAGCTAATGGCTCTAAAAAAGGATATATATAAACACGATTCGGCCGTTTATATCTTACATCTATCAGGCCTCTTTCGTGACAACGAAATTAATATTATCACAGAGCAAAACACTCCTGCAATAGTTTTTTGTCTTTTTTCGTCGAAAATTATTTCTCGGGGAATAATTTAGAGGTTTATTTGCTCGGAAATGGTGTAGAACGTGCTTTTGTAGTGGCCGGATTTTGTTAGGTGGGGGTGGATTGGAGGAGGCGGTTTGCCAATGCAAGACAATCGATGAGAAGGAACTCTCTACACTGTTGATTCGTTATTGTATTACTGAGTAGCAGGAAATAATCTCGTACAGCCGTGAAATGGGCATCCTTGGCTTTAAAATCACACTTAATGCATCTCCAGAACTTATATATACGATCCATCGGTAGGAAAGAACATTGGGGACATTTGACTCCAGGATGAATATCATTTTTCTCCAAACCATACCTAAGTAAAATAGAAGTTTGATCCGGTATATGGTGCTTAAGTGTTTGCTTTGAGATTTTCTTTATGATCCGATGTGGGAGTGGATGGGTTTCGTAATAATTCATTAGTGTCTGAAGGTTTGATACGAGGGTCTGTGGACGGATGATGAGGTTATCGTCTTCGTAGTTTTCAGAGGTTAATACTGTATATGGATTACTCATAACAATGAAGCCGTGGATGGGTATCTCAGGGTATCCATTGTTTTTTAACCAGCTTCTATATTGTGATATTTGCTTCTGAAGTTGCAACACAGGGTCCGGAAAAGCCTTTTGCTCACCATTTTTGGTTTGGACTACTTGATTAAATTTCCCGTCAAACGTTAGGTGACCGGACATATTCTTCACTTCTACTATTGCGACAAAACAATGCGAAATGATAAGAAGATCGAGTTGAAAAAAATGCGTACCATTAAATAGCCGAACGTCATGTAAAATATAGTATTGGTCATTAGGTAAGAATGAAAGGTAGTATTCTAAGGATTTTTCCCCATTGTAACCCGACATGAACTTCCTAAGATCAGATTGAATGAGGGGGAGCTTTCCACTAGACTCTGTCACTCTTTCTGAAAGGGCTTGTAACTTTTGGATGGTTAAAGAGGGTTTTAGTTCTTTGACCTTCATTGCATCACTCCTATTTCATTATTGTAAAGATTATTTTCGACTCATAACGGCAAAATCCTTCCTTATAAATTTTTCTTTTTTTGAGAGGTGAAATTTACTTTCAACTCTGGCAGATTTACTTTCAACAAGAGAAGATTTACTTTTAACTTTCAAACAAATACTTTCAACTTTAAAATTCAGCTAAAATTTTTAATCAACTCTCTTCATTTACTTTCAACTTTGAACCCTTTCTTTCAACATGGCTCCCATGTTATCAACTCCACCCACATCGACCACCTCTGCCCAACTCCACTCGTACCGCCCCCAACCAATCCAATCAAAAAAAGACCCAACCCCAAAGGGCCAGGTCCATCCATCAATCAAACCAATCTTATCGTACACTCCACACGCTGCGAACCACGTTCGTCTGTGAACGATCCGGTCCGACAGAGAAGATGGATAGCGGGATACCTGTGAGCTGTGAGACGCGCTCGAGGTAGTGGCGTGCGTTGTCTGGAAGGTCTGTGAGCGTCTTGCAGCCGGTGATGTCTTCGGTCCAGCCTGGAAGCTCTTCGTAGACAGGCTCGCACTCGGCAAGGATGTTGAGGTTTGCCGGGAACTCTTCCATGATTTCGCCTTTGTATTTGTAGGCGACACAAATTTTCAATGTTTCGATGCCGGTTAGGACGTCGATGGAGTTCAGTGATAGGTCAGTCAATCCGCTGACGCGGCGTGCGTGACGGACGACGACGCTGTCGAACCAGCCGACACGGCGGGCGCGGCCGGTGGTTGTGCCGTATTCGCGGCCGACTTCACGGATTTGGTCACCGATTTCGTCTGTCAGTTCAGTCGGGAACGGGCCATCTCCTACGCGGGTCGTGTACGCTTTGGATACACCGACAACGTGGTTGATCTTCGTTGGGCCGACACCTGAACCGATGGTCACGCCACCAGCTACCGGGTTGGATGATGTAACGAACGGGTATGTACCCTGGTCGATATCGAGCATGACACCTTGTGCTCCTTCGAATAGGACGCGGCGTCCGTTGTCGATGGCGTCGTTCAGAACGACGGATGTATCGACGACGTAATGCTTGATTTGTTGACCGTACTCATAGTACTCGTCAAGGATATCTTCGATCTTGAAGCCTTCTGTTTCGTAGAAACGCTCTAGGAGACGGTTCTTTTCTTCAAGGTTGCGTTCAAGCTTTTCTTCGAATGACTTGCGGTCAAGAAGGTCGGCGATACGGATTCCGATACGGGCAGCTTTATCCATGTAAGCAGGGCCGATTCCTTTTTTCGTTGTACCGATCTTATTGGCACCTTTACGCTCTTCTTCCACTTCATCAAGCTTCAAGTGGTATGGAAGGATGACGTGGGCGCGGTTGCTGATGCGCAGGCTGTCTGTTTTCACATCACGGTCGTGAAGGTATTTCAATTCTTGTACGAGTGCCTTCGGATCCACGACCATACCGTTTCCGATGACGGAGATTTTTTCATTATAGAAGATTCCAGATGGGATCAAGTGTAATTTGTAAGTTTCGCCATCGAATTTGATGGTGTGTCCGGCGTTGTTTCCGCCTTGATATCGTGCGATTACTTCTGCATGTTCAGAAAGGAAATCAGTGATCTTTCCTTTTCCTTCGTCTCCCCATTGTGTTCCAACAACTACTACTGAAGACATGTGAGCACCTCCGACGGGAATCGTGATTCCCCTTTTTTCAAACAAGCTTATTTTATCAACTCACTGGAAGAAAGTCAACGAAAACACGAACATTTAATAATAAACACAATGAATACGTTCGTGAAAAATGATGAATCTTTTCTCCTCACTACACCGGTGCTATGGTAAAATTATCTTATGTTTTGTCTATTACATAAAGGTGGAGTGGTCCTATGATCAAACGATTTTTCTCGTATTACCGTCCCCATCGACGGCTTTTTTATATTGATTTTTTCTGTGCCGTACTCGTCGGAGTCTTGGAACTTGGATTCCCCATGGCCGTATCGTGGTTCATTGATACGCTCCTTCCAGAGGGGAATTGGAGCACGATCGTATCGGTGAGCATCGGCCTCTTGCTTCTTTACCTGATCAGCTCGTCTATGCAGTTCGTCGTGAACTACTGGGGGCATAAGCTCGGCATCAACATCGAGACGGACATGAGGCGGGAGCTGTTCCATCACGTGCAGCGCCAGTCGTTCCGCTTCTTCGATAATACAAAGACCGGGCATATCATGAGCCGGGTGACCAATGACCTCATGGATATCGGGGAGCTTGCCCATCACGGACCGGAGGACTTGTTCATTGCCGTCATGACGTTCGTCGGCGCGTTCTGGATCATGCTGACGATCAATGTGAAGCTTGCCCTCGTCGCAATCATCATCGTGCCGTTCCTCATCTGGCTCATTTCGTATTCCAACATCAAGATGAACAAGGCGTGGACGAAGATGTACGGAAATATTGCAGACGTCAACAGCCGCGTGGAAGATAGCGTATCAGGCTCCCGTGTCGTGCAATCGTTCACGAACGAGTCCTATGAAATGGAACGCTTCAACAAGAACAACCTGTTCTTCCGTAAATCAAAACTGAAGGCATACAAAGTGATGAGCGTGAACCTATCCGGAATCTACATCACCACAAGGCTCATGACGCTGGTCATCCTCGTGTACGGGGCATGGCTCACATTCAGCGGCGCCCTTTCTTATGGGGAGCTTGTTGCCTTTATCCTGTATATCAACGTACTGTTCAAACCGATTGATAAGATTTCTGCCCTCCTGGAGCTCTATCCGAAAGGGATGGCGGGCTTCAAGCGCTTCACGGAGCTCATGGATCAGGAGCCGGATATCGAAGACCGTCCGAATGCGGTGGAAGTGGAGAGTCTTGAAGGGCGCATCACCTTCCGCGACGTGACGTTCGGATATGAAGCGGAACGTCCGATTCTGAACGACCTCTCCTTCACGATCCAACCGGGACAGACGGTGGCATTCGTCGGACCATCCGGTGCCGGAAAAACGACGATCTGCTCCCTCATCCCGCGCTTCTATGATGTACAGGACGGGGCAATCACCATCGACAGCATCGATGTCCGCAACATGACGAAGGCGTCACTCCGGTCCCAGATCGGGATCGTGCAGCAGGATGTCTTCCTGTTTGCCGGTACGCTGCGTGAAAACATCGCCTACGGACGTCTCGGAGCGACACAGGAAGAGATCGAGGAGGCGGCCAGACGCGCCCATCTGACGGATCTCATCGCTTCCCTGCCTGACGGGTATGACACCGAGATCGGGGAGCGTGGACTCAAGCTCTCCGGTGGGCAGAAGCAGCGCCTGTCCATTGCGAGGATGTTCCTCAAGAACCCTCGCATCCTCATCCTTGATGAAGCGACGTCGGCCCTTGATACCGAGACAGAAGCGATCATCCAGGATGCCTTGAACGACCTTGCGAAGGACCGTACCACCCTGGTCATCGCCCACAGGCTCGCCACGATCCGCAAAGCCGACCGGATCCTCGTCGTCACAGAAGATGGCATTGCTGAAGACGGGACCCACGAAGAGCTCCTCTCGGACGCAGGAGGAATCTTCACGAGGCTCCATTCTCATCAGAATGCGACGATCGGTTCGTAATAAAAATAGAAAGGAGGAAGCCGTGTGTGGCTTCCTCCTTTTTGCCGTTTGATAGATGGTTGGTTGTGAATTTGAGTCGGGTCGATTGATGTCTATTTGCGACTTTTTCCTGTTACGAGTGAAAGGTATGGGATACTTGGAAAACAGGGTGATTTATCAGCGAGATACTGGATGTGATTTTCCAGTTGTACCTCCACCGACAAATTCCGACTTATTTCGCAGGCTATTTTAGAGAGTTTGGACCTTATTGGGGACGCACTGGTCCGAGAGTAGTGGATTTACTTGCGACTTTCAAAAAAATAGTTGTGACTTTTTGAATTTTATTTGTGAAACCAAACATTTTATTTGCTAACGGCGATCCTGCTCGAATTTTCATTTGCGGGTGCGGCACGGTACATACGAAAGACCTTCCTTATTTGCGAATCCCGCCGCCATGCTCCCATTCAAACCAACTGCTCTAATCTCTGCCTGAACCTTCTCTCAACACTCAAACTCCATATCCAAAGCGAACCTCTTGCCATGCCACAAACGCACACTCTGACCCTCTGCTTAGCATCTACTCTTACGATATCCACTTTCCCTCCGTAAACACCCCGCCCCTGCATACCTTGCACCTCCTACAAACGATCCCACCCCAATTTCAACCGATCACAAAAAAAGAGACCCGGCCAAAACCGGATCTCTTCCTCTACGCTGGAGCATCATCAAATCGACGCTCCAGATTCACGAATTTATTGTATTCTTTCACGAACGCCAGTGAGACGGCGCCAACGGGACCGTTACGCTGTTTGGCGATGATGATTTCGATGATGTTCTTGTTCTCTGATTCTTTGTCGTAGTAGTCTTCGCGGTACAGGAAGGCGACGATGTCGGCATCCTGCTCGATGCTTCCGGATTCACGGATGTCGGACATCATCGGGCGTTTG from Rossellomorea marisflavi includes the following:
- the walK gene encoding cell wall metabolism sensor histidine kinase WalK, encoding MKKVGLTRSIHLKFVMIYVLLILLAMQIIGVYFVRSLEERFVNNFKTSIQNRVEILQYTVKEEMLKTRTDTDPKLEDDLNRILRDSRTNDISEIRVINAKSRVIGTSGQNEQNLIGQAAGEKEVKRALALGINHNDIYFDKKSGDRIWVFTEPIESNNEVIGAMFVVGQIETVYDQMNEINAIFTRGTIIALVITAILGVLLAQTITRPISDMRKQALAMSKGNFSRKVKVYGYDEIGQLAITFNNLTKRLQDSQASTEGERRKLSSVLSYMTDGVIATDRKGRVILINDPAANMLNVSRETVVSQPIVSLLGIEEEYSFEDLSNTQDSIILDYSTNEKPYILRANFSIIQKETGFVNGLITVLHDITEQEKIDLERREFVANVSHELRTPLTTMRSYLEALAEGAWQDENIAPRFLDVTQNETERMIRLVNDLLQLSKMDSKDYRFNRDWMDFIGFFHKIIDRFEMSKNQDVRFVRILPDQAMFVEIDQDKITQVLDNIISNALKYSPEGGTITFIVEEKNGFIEISISDQGLGIPKDNLGKIFERFYRVDKARTRQMGGTGLGLAIAKEMITAHGGDIWADSVEGKGTTITFTLPYDALQEDDWS
- the yycF gene encoding response regulator YycF; translated protein: MDKKILVVDDEKPIADILQFNLKKEGYEVHCAYDGDEAVRMAEEIKPDLVLLDIMLPNRDGMEVCREIRKKYEMPIIMLTAKDSEIDKVLGLELGADDYVTKPFSTRELIARVKANLRRHQQGAAQVEEDENNEITIGSLTIHPDAYVVSKRGDTIELTHREFELLHYLAKHIGQVMTREHLLQTVWGYDYYGDVRTVDVTVRRLREKIEDNPSHPTWIVTRRGVGYYLRNPEQE
- a CDS encoding peptidoglycan DD-metalloendopeptidase family protein, whose amino-acid sequence is MKLGLPSSPFPSLKRAGAIALVLGAFTTASSASAAEDFKTVYHVYMDSEYVGAVTDKAEVDAVLEKKLSKAMDEHKDIDLDFNKEVTYIPEDVFTIESQDQDVLNTVQNSVSVEANAYAVEVDGEPVAYVKDEKDAEDVLKAFKLNHVSKKELEDYENRKDDESLPELGENESRILDLSFKEQVETKEAKVDPDEVVSVKEAAKDLESGKVEEKDYKVERGDSLGEIAKEHDLSMDDILDLNKGVKADEALKVGEKLVIKESEPFLHMVVKKEVNKLEAIDYEKKVKDDASMTKGDTKVEQAGKEGEKSVTYEVTEENGAVESKDVKDEETLKKPVDYIVLKGTKEIPGRGNGNFVWPTNGGYISSKQGERWGKFHKGIDIARPTDHTIKTVDNGVVESAGWNDGGYGNKIVIDHQNGYKTIYGHLASISVKAGQKVEQGQKIGVMGDTGQSTGIHLHIEVYKDGKMLNPLDVLHQ
- a CDS encoding nuclease-related domain-containing protein, with amino-acid sequence MKVKELKPSLTIQKLQALSERVTESSGKLPLIQSDLRKFMSGYNGEKSLEYYLSFLPNDQYYILHDVRLFNGTHFFQLDLLIISHCFVAIVEVKNMSGHLTFDGKFNQVVQTKNGEQKAFPDPVLQLQKQISQYRSWLKNNGYPEIPIHGFIVMSNPYTVLTSENYEDDNLIIRPQTLVSNLQTLMNYYETHPLPHRIIKKISKQTLKHHIPDQTSILLRYGLEKNDIHPGVKCPQCSFLPMDRIYKFWRCIKCDFKAKDAHFTAVRDYFLLLSNTITNQQCREFLLIDCLALANRLLQSTPT
- a CDS encoding adenylosuccinate synthase — encoded protein: MSSVVVVGTQWGDEGKGKITDFLSEHAEVIARYQGGNNAGHTIKFDGETYKLHLIPSGIFYNEKISVIGNGMVVDPKALVQELKYLHDRDVKTDSLRISNRAHVILPYHLKLDEVEEERKGANKIGTTKKGIGPAYMDKAARIGIRIADLLDRKSFEEKLERNLEEKNRLLERFYETEGFKIEDILDEYYEYGQQIKHYVVDTSVVLNDAIDNGRRVLFEGAQGVMLDIDQGTYPFVTSSNPVAGGVTIGSGVGPTKINHVVGVSKAYTTRVGDGPFPTELTDEIGDQIREVGREYGTTTGRARRVGWFDSVVVRHARRVSGLTDLSLNSIDVLTGIETLKICVAYKYKGEIMEEFPANLNILAECEPVYEELPGWTEDITGCKTLTDLPDNARHYLERVSQLTGIPLSIFSVGPDRSQTNVVRSVWSVR
- a CDS encoding ABC transporter ATP-binding protein translates to MIKRFFSYYRPHRRLFYIDFFCAVLVGVLELGFPMAVSWFIDTLLPEGNWSTIVSVSIGLLLLYLISSSMQFVVNYWGHKLGINIETDMRRELFHHVQRQSFRFFDNTKTGHIMSRVTNDLMDIGELAHHGPEDLFIAVMTFVGAFWIMLTINVKLALVAIIIVPFLIWLISYSNIKMNKAWTKMYGNIADVNSRVEDSVSGSRVVQSFTNESYEMERFNKNNLFFRKSKLKAYKVMSVNLSGIYITTRLMTLVILVYGAWLTFSGALSYGELVAFILYINVLFKPIDKISALLELYPKGMAGFKRFTELMDQEPDIEDRPNAVEVESLEGRITFRDVTFGYEAERPILNDLSFTIQPGQTVAFVGPSGAGKTTICSLIPRFYDVQDGAITIDSIDVRNMTKASLRSQIGIVQQDVFLFAGTLRENIAYGRLGATQEEIEEAARRAHLTDLIASLPDGYDTEIGERGLKLSGGQKQRLSIARMFLKNPRILILDEATSALDTETEAIIQDALNDLAKDRTTLVIAHRLATIRKADRILVVTEDGIAEDGTHEELLSDAGGIFTRLHSHQNATIGS